From Aristaeella lactis, the proteins below share one genomic window:
- a CDS encoding SIR2 family protein → MSVNKKTLIRRYVKAIHEGNAAVFAGAGLSRSSGYVDWRGLLRPLAEEIGLDVDKEYDLLSVAQFYKNKRPGTPTSQAILDAFSKEVSTNENIKILSRLPIFTYWTTNYDELLENGIKNANRNPDVKYNYRQLSYILPDRDAVVYKMHGDVKEPDMAVLTKTDYELYQIKYPLFRTILKGDLISKTFLFIGFSFQDPNLDYVLGQIHSLIGDNAKEHFCFVRRVQESDYPGDPELYAYFRARQELQEENLKNYSIQTVFVDSFAEITDILRDIEKATKMRNVFVSGSAVEFSSPWDKASAESFVAKLAGELVHANCKITSGFGWGIGSAVVNGALKTIYSEKYKHVDEHLCLRPFPLDIIDPEEKRKQRQQYRNDMIVETGVSIFVFGNKIIDGEMVESPGCMEEFEIAKKQGNLIIPVGSTGYAAKKILDEIKDNIKDYVYLTDYIDVLEKETDADILIEAIIKIIKDKHRQMGLN, encoded by the coding sequence ATGTCCGTAAACAAAAAAACACTAATACGACGTTATGTAAAAGCCATACATGAAGGAAATGCGGCTGTTTTTGCTGGTGCTGGATTATCTCGTTCATCGGGATATGTTGATTGGAGAGGGCTGCTACGTCCTCTTGCAGAAGAGATAGGTCTTGATGTTGATAAGGAATACGATTTGCTATCTGTTGCTCAATTCTATAAAAATAAAAGACCAGGAACACCAACAAGTCAAGCAATACTTGATGCTTTCTCAAAAGAAGTTTCAACTAATGAAAACATAAAGATTTTGTCCAGATTGCCCATTTTTACGTATTGGACAACGAATTATGATGAATTACTTGAGAATGGGATAAAAAATGCCAATCGAAACCCTGATGTTAAGTATAACTATAGGCAGTTATCTTACATACTTCCTGACAGAGACGCTGTAGTATATAAAATGCATGGTGATGTGAAAGAACCGGATATGGCTGTTTTGACAAAAACAGATTATGAATTGTATCAAATAAAATACCCATTGTTCAGAACCATATTAAAAGGTGACTTGATTTCAAAGACATTTTTATTTATTGGCTTCAGTTTCCAGGATCCGAACTTAGACTATGTTCTTGGACAGATACATTCTTTGATTGGTGATAATGCAAAAGAACATTTCTGTTTTGTTCGTAGAGTACAGGAATCAGATTATCCAGGTGATCCGGAACTGTATGCATATTTCAGAGCAAGGCAGGAACTACAAGAAGAAAATTTAAAGAATTATAGTATTCAAACCGTATTTGTTGATTCGTTTGCTGAAATCACAGATATTTTAAGAGATATTGAAAAAGCAACTAAGATGAGGAATGTATTTGTTTCTGGAAGTGCGGTTGAGTTTTCAAGCCCATGGGATAAAGCATCAGCGGAATCGTTTGTTGCGAAATTGGCAGGTGAACTAGTTCATGCCAATTGTAAAATCACATCTGGTTTTGGCTGGGGTATAGGTTCAGCTGTTGTCAATGGCGCTTTAAAAACAATATATTCAGAAAAATACAAACATGTAGATGAGCATTTGTGCTTGCGTCCTTTTCCATTAGATATTATTGATCCTGAAGAGAAACGAAAACAGAGACAACAATACCGAAATGATATGATTGTTGAAACTGGTGTTTCGATCTTTGTCTTTGGTAATAAAATAATAGATGGGGAAATGGTGGAATCTCCTGGATGTATGGAGGAGTTTGAAATCGCCAAGAAGCAAGGAAATCTTATTATACCAGTAGGTTCTACAGGGTATGCCGCCAAGAAAATACTTGATGAAATAAAGGATAATATAAAGGATTATGTATACTTGACGGATTATATAGATGTTTTAGAGAAAGAAACAGATGCTGATATTCTTATTGAAGCGATTATAAAAATAATAAAAGACAAGCATAGACAGATGGGCTTAAATTAA
- a CDS encoding P-loop ATPase, Sll1717 family encodes MPVAKCFFCYAWNKEDEEKEKDRYGRLEHLCKRIEEESQNRVKVVIDRQDYPDAVDFDKMCRKIKTYDLIVVMCTPDLKVIFDEEEESKGKEIKDSKERELRKEYRIIREMYLRNKSSLFPVILEGNIEYSLPNLFGRRNARRYEEFRIHKSAHDHYVVPTETRREFNRFIKRVIHNTLYNQWNKSPEYKTMQDSFDNLFYLTDRESIPHDCLVRPMVYQSIHSQAAIFVLGRKGSGKSTLIKNLCFMGNDEEDEKEEHFRSYVPFDVEKIDFDTIYALLYQGHLKDRDIVSPHTLLCLFWQLFIIFHCIIVIRKDIDDKTIEQTDKRYKLFDKVSKALLKNIGLKSGRQYELIDNYPNIHQLLATAAVEVINDRFMTALDDMNENEWIYSSYQSKFALKKIFADLFGLTKTEVNNLVLALEEDDKKILVTLDGFDTHSDDFHRVTEMQDHETDEYKNRVDFEVLLFRTLMEVATQIRDKDGDALTSALGTVTHFCILLPKDRYDQIKMLDRDSFKKKVVSLSWGIRDLLEILVRRLEILAKFQNPSYTVKNSSDPVRRMNLVLEALKLPTSIGMKTGDNVMKMSLFNYILRSTFWRPRDVISHMSVILASAFKISGENKLEPLSYHLNEDSIKLAIKNNADKIIEKEFYQEYQYTFYNIREVLKSFQGMNEQMNVKDFRDMIQYVQFDTSFVHDMNVTENKMLVLYQLGVIGLYFSKEIADRYHYGNRMCFKFNEGMSPFNDFLRWNIEDEKDARIIFNPLFSRNLGLKYNTKELIGNWSDDYINNPTLLHDDE; translated from the coding sequence ATGCCTGTTGCAAAGTGTTTTTTCTGCTATGCATGGAATAAAGAAGATGAGGAAAAAGAGAAGGATCGGTATGGAAGACTTGAACATTTGTGCAAACGCATAGAAGAGGAGTCACAAAACCGTGTTAAAGTGGTTATCGACAGGCAGGATTATCCCGATGCTGTAGATTTCGATAAAATGTGCAGGAAGATCAAGACATACGATTTAATTGTCGTAATGTGTACACCTGATCTGAAAGTCATTTTTGATGAAGAAGAGGAAAGTAAAGGAAAAGAAATAAAGGATAGCAAGGAGAGAGAATTAAGGAAAGAATACAGGATTATTCGTGAAATGTATTTAAGGAACAAAAGTTCTCTTTTCCCTGTTATTTTAGAAGGTAATATCGAATATTCATTACCTAATCTGTTTGGCAGAAGAAATGCAAGACGTTACGAAGAATTCAGAATTCATAAAAGCGCCCATGATCATTATGTTGTACCAACAGAAACCAGGAGAGAATTTAATAGATTTATAAAAAGAGTGATTCATAATACTCTATATAATCAATGGAACAAGTCTCCTGAGTATAAAACTATGCAGGATTCGTTTGACAACCTGTTCTATTTGACTGATCGGGAAAGTATTCCACATGATTGCCTGGTTAGACCTATGGTATATCAATCCATACATTCGCAAGCAGCTATTTTTGTTTTAGGTAGAAAAGGTTCGGGAAAGTCAACATTAATTAAGAATCTATGTTTTATGGGAAATGATGAAGAGGATGAGAAAGAAGAACATTTCAGATCCTATGTACCATTCGATGTAGAAAAAATAGACTTTGATACTATATATGCTTTATTATATCAAGGACACTTAAAAGATCGGGATATTGTATCGCCACATACTCTTTTATGCCTTTTTTGGCAGTTGTTTATTATCTTTCATTGTATAATTGTCATTAGAAAAGATATAGATGATAAGACGATAGAGCAAACTGATAAAAGATACAAGCTTTTTGATAAGGTGTCCAAAGCCTTGTTAAAAAACATAGGCCTGAAATCCGGCAGGCAATACGAACTAATAGATAATTATCCTAATATACATCAATTGTTGGCTACAGCAGCTGTTGAAGTTATAAATGATAGATTTATGACTGCATTAGATGATATGAATGAAAACGAATGGATCTATTCTTCATATCAATCAAAATTTGCTCTGAAAAAAATCTTTGCAGATTTATTCGGATTGACAAAAACAGAAGTAAATAATCTGGTACTAGCTCTAGAAGAAGATGATAAAAAAATCCTAGTAACATTGGATGGCTTTGATACTCATTCAGATGATTTCCATAGAGTGACGGAGATGCAGGATCATGAAACAGATGAATATAAAAATCGGGTAGATTTTGAAGTTTTACTTTTTAGAACGCTCATGGAGGTGGCTACTCAGATAAGAGACAAGGATGGAGATGCATTAACTTCTGCTCTAGGTACAGTAACGCATTTCTGTATTTTGTTGCCCAAAGATCGTTATGATCAGATCAAAATGCTAGATCGTGACAGTTTCAAGAAAAAAGTAGTGTCTTTATCATGGGGAATAAGAGATTTACTAGAAATTCTTGTCAGAAGATTGGAGATTCTGGCTAAATTTCAGAATCCTTCGTATACGGTCAAAAATTCGTCTGATCCTGTCAGGAGAATGAATTTGGTTCTTGAAGCGCTAAAGCTTCCGACATCAATCGGTATGAAAACCGGAGATAATGTTATGAAGATGAGCCTGTTTAATTACATTCTGCGCTCAACGTTTTGGAGACCTCGTGATGTTATCTCACATATGAGTGTTATTCTGGCTTCTGCTTTTAAAATTTCTGGTGAGAATAAATTAGAGCCGCTAAGCTATCATCTGAATGAAGACAGCATTAAGCTTGCAATAAAAAACAATGCGGACAAGATAATCGAAAAAGAATTTTATCAGGAATATCAATATACATTTTATAATATAAGAGAAGTTCTGAAGTCTTTCCAAGGAATGAATGAACAGATGAATGTGAAAGATTTTAGAGACATGATACAATACGTGCAATTTGATACATCCTTTGTTCATGATATGAATGTTACAGAAAACAAGATGCTTGTTCTATATCAATTGGGTGTTATAGGTTTATATTTTAGCAAAGAAATAGCAGATCGTTATCATTATGGGAATCGTATGTGCTTTAAATTCAATGAAGGAATGTCTCCGTTTAATGATTTTCTGAGATGGAATATTGAAGATGAAAAAGATGCTCGGATAATTTTTAATCCCCTTTTCTCCAGAAATCTTGGATTGAAATACAATACTAAAGAATTGATTGGGAACTGGAGCGACGATTATATAAATAATCCCACATTACTACATGATGATGAGTGA
- a CDS encoding NUDIX hydrolase: MAFIDKVAYLYLKDGKILSTRSKGKDKYYIPGGKREGNETDIETLVREVKEELSVDIIEDSATFYGIFEAQAHGKEDNKKIKMTCYMADYIGQLQADSEIAEIVWLTTDDMENISQVDKLVFTDLKEKGLLK; this comes from the coding sequence ATGGCTTTTATTGATAAGGTTGCTTATTTGTATTTGAAAGATGGGAAAATATTGAGTACTCGTTCTAAAGGAAAAGATAAGTATTATATCCCAGGCGGTAAAAGAGAGGGAAATGAAACAGATATAGAAACGCTTGTACGAGAAGTCAAAGAAGAATTAAGTGTAGATATCATCGAAGATTCTGCCACATTTTATGGCATTTTTGAGGCGCAAGCCCATGGAAAAGAAGACAACAAAAAAATAAAAATGACATGTTATATGGCTGATTATATTGGTCAATTACAAGCTGATTCTGAGATTGCAGAAATTGTGTGGTTAACTACAGATGATATGGAGAATATTTCACAAGTTGATAAACTTGTTTTTACAGATCTCAAAGAAAAGGGATTGTTGAAATAA
- a CDS encoding phage holin translates to MLWLGGGNSFGIFIDYVYSLLALINVFPAVKQNTAMQLPNNVLTFLGLIGAIVDRTTAKLEDSDRAMGYQEPWNDNRE, encoded by the coding sequence ATGTTATGGCTGGGAGGGGGGAACTCCTTCGGTATATTTATTGATTATGTTTACAGCCTGCTGGCACTGATTAATGTGTTTCCGGCGGTGAAACAGAACACGGCGATGCAACTGCCGAACAATGTGCTGACATTCCTGGGACTGATTGGTGCGATCGTGGATCGCACTACTGCCAAACTGGAAGACAGCGATCGAGCCATGGGGTATCAGGAACCATGGAATGATAACAGAGAATAA
- a CDS encoding helix-turn-helix transcriptional regulator, whose amino-acid sequence MKSKSTITKKVESKDPEIRRFQRNLNTFRKLAGWTAEELGKKVGLTKQSIHNLETNSVRLSPGYYVSLRTAFEDEADKRNDNGDVVLRQALDILLNQEETEEYIDTEEESRAYLQTISDAQKRGMDKKLVWSMLKKLFPIIGSAAIAIGAAWLHAYQSKDKDF is encoded by the coding sequence ATGAAAAGCAAATCAACCATAACAAAAAAGGTTGAAAGCAAAGATCCAGAAATCAGACGATTTCAGCGAAATCTAAATACATTTCGAAAATTAGCTGGATGGACAGCAGAAGAATTAGGAAAAAAAGTCGGCCTTACCAAGCAAAGCATCCACAATCTTGAAACTAACAGCGTTCGTCTATCTCCTGGTTACTATGTCTCTTTACGTACCGCTTTTGAAGACGAAGCTGATAAACGAAATGATAATGGCGATGTCGTTCTACGTCAAGCTCTGGATATCCTTCTCAATCAAGAAGAGACTGAAGAGTATATTGATACTGAAGAAGAAAGCCGTGCCTATCTGCAAACCATCTCCGACGCACAGAAACGCGGAATGGACAAAAAACTTGTATGGTCTATGCTGAAAAAGCTATTCCCCATTATCGGATCAGCCGCCATTGCTATTGGTGCCGCATGGCTTCATGCGTACCAATCAAAAGATAAGGATTTCTAA
- a CDS encoding class I SAM-dependent methyltransferase has protein sequence MESKNDILRQKRIYLEAPSYFNKWSQFEDPDGLLRQYLQESYHWTNSIVLEAGAGTGRITDYYVNVVSKAFLTDNSENMIRLLNEKYGNMSNVVPLLCDHRDLWEKHTIHPTVFISAFSLGYAFSDNLLSSKEIEEQLKKIIPPNSKVFIIECTGMFNRFENATKSFLNYVDGLNSMFESETLKTCFRFGSAYEAVECAEGLFSKEVAKKIEKGGLLEFPDYITIWHN, from the coding sequence ATGGAATCTAAAAATGATATATTACGGCAGAAAAGGATTTATTTGGAAGCACCTAGTTACTTCAATAAGTGGTCACAATTTGAAGACCCAGATGGACTTTTGCGACAATATTTACAAGAAAGCTATCATTGGACGAATAGTATTGTACTAGAAGCAGGAGCGGGGACTGGAAGAATAACGGACTATTACGTAAATGTAGTTAGCAAAGCTTTTTTGACGGATAATTCAGAAAATATGATAAGACTACTGAATGAAAAGTATGGAAACATGAGTAACGTGGTTCCGCTCTTGTGTGATCATAGAGATTTATGGGAAAAGCATACTATACATCCGACGGTTTTCATAAGTGCATTTAGTTTGGGATATGCTTTTTCTGATAATTTATTATCTTCAAAGGAGATTGAGGAACAGTTAAAAAAGATAATTCCCCCAAATTCCAAAGTGTTTATTATAGAATGCACAGGAATGTTTAATCGATTCGAAAATGCTACAAAGAGCTTTCTTAATTATGTGGATGGACTTAATTCTATGTTTGAATCTGAAACGTTAAAGACATGCTTTCGGTTTGGTTCTGCTTATGAAGCTGTAGAATGCGCTGAAGGTCTTTTTTCAAAAGAAGTTGCTAAAAAAATAGAAAAAGGTGGCCTTTTGGAATTCCCTGATTATATAACCATTTGGCACAATTAG
- a CDS encoding HD domain-containing protein — MCGNKTDLLDRAVAFAAAKHAGAKRKGTTIPYITHVVEAMEIVCHLTEDEEIRAAAVLHDTLEDTDTTREELAELFGDRIADLVAAESENKREGQPEEDTWTIRKQETIRHLSDASTDIRRIALGDKLANIRAMYRDYIVIGEKLWERFNQKDPVMQGMYYGLLANMFYEDEKLRNTPEYREYVVLCSKVFSGTYDGEGNPIEKEETEEEFYPGIPLEAFRQNLNEWLENPAWREYYETAPSIECQTLIALEFWYSETESEAAVEAMEGVETDLKLDDWKHLYKWCGNNPRKGLIARKIQEMEEKIDNAEY, encoded by the coding sequence ATGTGTGGAAACAAAACTGATCTGCTGGATCGAGCTGTGGCGTTTGCTGCGGCAAAACATGCCGGAGCCAAGAGGAAAGGAACCACAATTCCCTATATTACTCATGTGGTAGAAGCCATGGAGATCGTATGCCATCTGACAGAAGATGAAGAAATCCGGGCAGCCGCAGTGCTACATGACACCCTGGAGGATACAGATACCACCAGGGAAGAGCTGGCGGAACTCTTCGGGGACAGGATTGCAGACCTGGTTGCCGCTGAAAGCGAGAACAAACGTGAAGGACAGCCGGAGGAAGATACCTGGACGATCAGGAAGCAGGAAACAATCCGGCATCTGTCTGATGCAAGCACAGACATCCGGAGAATTGCCTTGGGAGATAAACTGGCGAATATCCGTGCAATGTACAGAGACTATATTGTTATCGGAGAAAAACTGTGGGAACGGTTTAACCAGAAGGATCCTGTAATGCAGGGAATGTATTACGGCCTGCTTGCCAATATGTTCTATGAAGATGAAAAACTCAGAAATACTCCTGAATACAGGGAATATGTTGTACTGTGTTCTAAAGTGTTCAGTGGGACATATGACGGGGAAGGAAACCCGATCGAAAAAGAAGAGACTGAAGAAGAATTCTATCCCGGGATTCCGCTGGAAGCCTTCAGGCAGAACCTGAATGAGTGGCTGGAGAATCCGGCATGGAGGGAATACTATGAGACTGCTCCGTCCATAGAATGCCAGACATTGATCGCTCTGGAATTCTGGTACAGCGAAACTGAGTCAGAAGCAGCGGTGGAAGCAATGGAAGGTGTGGAGACAGATCTGAAACTGGATGACTGGAAACACCTGTATAAGTGGTGCGGGAATAACCCGAGAAAAGGATTGATTGCAAGGAAGATTCAGGAGATGGAAGAAAAAATTGACAATGCTGAGTATTAA
- a CDS encoding HNH endonuclease domain-containing protein: protein MYLPPSEHLAVDTLSGIFSDMSESYKIFWFNSILQGIASGHVRQTFDEIINRMVVDAWYMVTEYHLNLGPSDGLEKLVHTVQAETGLPSNAKEQDILASLGENTNKEISNLKKRLILFVPYRLQVPFMKDIRGKMLENHAVLRERINSDESMIYSFGDGKGLSNTIEVSTDWMDYLYTNNAIVSGWVELCMIKYLQRRNPSVPGLADKIRPPEVRKLKKAKDFWNAVVDYTPVENIYIPGQMMSTADLSLDHFVPWSFVAHDELWNLVPTTKAINSSKSNDLPNWEVFFPKLVETEYKAYQTIWEADKIHELFDRCAKEHVNSNEAMTGLYRPGITKDEYVVHLVNLLWPTYQAAKNQGFMEWHLGT from the coding sequence ATGTATCTTCCTCCAAGTGAACATCTTGCCGTTGATACCCTTTCGGGCATCTTCTCTGATATGAGTGAATCCTATAAGATTTTCTGGTTCAACAGCATACTGCAGGGAATCGCTTCCGGACATGTCCGGCAGACGTTTGATGAGATCATCAACCGTATGGTTGTGGATGCCTGGTATATGGTAACAGAGTATCACCTGAACCTGGGGCCCTCTGACGGTCTGGAAAAACTGGTGCATACTGTACAGGCGGAAACGGGCCTTCCGTCCAACGCGAAAGAACAGGATATCCTTGCGTCGCTGGGAGAGAATACAAACAAAGAGATTAGTAACCTGAAAAAGCGCCTGATTCTGTTTGTGCCCTATCGGCTTCAGGTTCCTTTCATGAAGGATATCAGGGGAAAGATGCTGGAGAATCATGCAGTGTTGCGGGAGAGAATCAACAGCGATGAAAGCATGATCTATTCCTTCGGAGATGGGAAAGGACTTTCCAATACCATTGAGGTTTCTACGGACTGGATGGATTACCTGTATACCAACAACGCGATTGTTTCCGGCTGGGTGGAACTGTGTATGATCAAATATCTGCAGCGCAGGAATCCCAGTGTTCCCGGACTGGCGGATAAGATCCGGCCGCCGGAGGTGCGCAAACTGAAGAAAGCGAAAGATTTTTGGAATGCCGTGGTGGACTATACACCGGTGGAGAATATCTATATTCCGGGACAGATGATGAGCACGGCAGACCTTTCTCTGGATCATTTTGTACCCTGGAGTTTTGTGGCTCATGATGAACTCTGGAACCTGGTACCGACTACAAAAGCAATCAACAGCAGCAAAAGTAATGACCTGCCCAACTGGGAAGTATTCTTTCCCAAACTGGTGGAGACAGAATACAAAGCCTACCAGACAATCTGGGAGGCGGATAAGATTCATGAGCTGTTTGACAGATGCGCCAAGGAACATGTGAACAGCAATGAAGCAATGACAGGATTATACAGGCCAGGAATAACGAAGGACGAATATGTTGTTCATCTGGTGAACCTGCTCTGGCCGACCTACCAGGCAGCAAAGAACCAGGGATTTATGGAATGGCATTTAGGGACATAA
- a CDS encoding PD-(D/E)XK nuclease family protein, with protein MQENRIIHLLDEIKPIVARYHDEAFKQGKEFNIFLVQGIASDEVKVCRFIRELLDPKGSHGQGIFFLHRFMKTVLKTDEFTDEEYRHASVIQEETINQARRIDLVIHIKSRLFPIEVKIYADDQANQCRDYYLYASRIDPQAKIFYLTLDGHEPSDISISKSDTAQVKLDCISFADEILVWLGECINAPEMDKIQPVKEILGQFENVIRKLTGMQKGNMMNDITDVIESSSENIMAAIQITHALPDIKARFMQKIFDLIKSHMAEFGITESKDYYVKECEDYYKTSRITLPHINYNIPVSDKALEGKIVLSFEIHQRLYFGIRPIEAKAEEAAKYIREHLTPPSILTHENDANYYWWAYLHKCNNANFKQENIDYLNLFDNVNFEEYMKGIYSSIDMIVNLIRSQKHNKS; from the coding sequence ATGCAAGAAAACCGTATTATTCATCTCCTGGATGAAATAAAACCGATTGTCGCCCGTTACCACGATGAGGCTTTTAAACAGGGAAAAGAGTTTAACATCTTTTTGGTTCAGGGTATCGCCAGCGATGAAGTAAAAGTATGCCGGTTTATAAGGGAGCTTTTAGACCCTAAAGGAAGCCACGGCCAGGGAATTTTTTTTCTTCACAGGTTTATGAAGACAGTACTCAAAACAGATGAGTTTACAGATGAGGAATACCGGCATGCCAGCGTTATCCAGGAAGAAACAATTAATCAGGCAAGGAGAATAGACCTTGTTATCCATATCAAAAGCCGATTGTTCCCCATTGAAGTAAAAATCTATGCAGATGATCAGGCAAATCAATGCAGGGATTATTATCTGTATGCATCTAGAATAGATCCCCAAGCTAAAATATTCTATCTGACTTTAGACGGCCATGAACCTTCCGATATAAGTATAAGCAAAAGTGATACGGCGCAGGTGAAACTTGATTGCATATCATTTGCAGATGAAATACTTGTCTGGCTGGGTGAATGTATAAACGCGCCGGAAATGGATAAAATTCAACCGGTAAAAGAAATCCTTGGCCAGTTTGAGAACGTAATAAGAAAGCTGACAGGCATGCAGAAAGGAAATATGATGAATGATATCACAGATGTAATTGAGTCCTCAAGTGAGAACATCATGGCAGCAATACAGATTACACATGCGCTGCCAGATATCAAAGCCCGCTTTATGCAAAAGATATTCGATCTTATCAAAAGCCATATGGCAGAGTTTGGAATTACCGAAAGCAAAGATTACTATGTGAAAGAATGCGAAGATTATTACAAGACAAGCCGCATCACCCTCCCCCATATAAATTATAATATTCCTGTGTCCGACAAAGCCTTGGAAGGAAAAATCGTCCTAAGTTTTGAGATTCATCAACGATTATACTTCGGCATACGGCCAATTGAAGCAAAAGCAGAAGAAGCCGCTAAATATATCCGTGAGCACCTAACACCGCCAAGTATTCTGACACATGAAAATGATGCGAATTATTACTGGTGGGCATATTTGCACAAATGTAACAATGCCAACTTCAAACAGGAAAACATAGATTATCTGAATCTATTTGATAATGTAAATTTTGAAGAATATATGAAAGGAATATATTCTTCAATTGATATGATCGTAAACCTCATTCGGAGTCAAAAACACAACAAGAGCTAA
- a CDS encoding helix-turn-helix domain-containing protein translates to MNQNEMIGHRIKNARKAKGMSQKQLADKLGVSYQAVSTWENDKYLPDSSHLASMAKELDLSVGTLFVEIENEWKLKPINIDAKCLYLYVKRSALNMSMTQTLAALELLWKERDNQVCRSKFGFKYSCIVHSLTMACHALAMGLKNDNIIAACLMHDILDNTNIKLENLPVNERIRDVVRLISKSMYNPNDPDKRKKYYENIRRNQLACMVICLDRVNNLAGMADVFSRRKMISYIEETDTEYPALLDIIKKVPEWNNAWWLLQYQLVTLLETFKRIL, encoded by the coding sequence ATGAATCAGAATGAAATGATTGGCCATCGTATTAAGAATGCTCGTAAGGCTAAAGGGATGAGTCAGAAACAGTTGGCAGATAAATTAGGAGTTTCTTATCAGGCTGTTAGTACATGGGAGAATGATAAGTATCTTCCGGATTCTAGCCATCTGGCATCGATGGCGAAAGAACTGGACCTTTCGGTAGGGACTCTGTTTGTGGAAATAGAAAATGAATGGAAATTGAAACCTATTAATATTGATGCCAAATGTTTGTACTTGTATGTGAAGAGATCAGCACTGAATATGAGTATGACTCAGACTTTGGCTGCCTTGGAATTGTTATGGAAAGAACGCGATAATCAAGTGTGCCGATCTAAATTTGGATTTAAGTATTCCTGCATAGTACATTCATTAACTATGGCTTGTCATGCTTTGGCTATGGGATTGAAAAATGACAATATTATAGCAGCTTGTTTAATGCATGATATACTGGACAACACGAATATAAAACTGGAAAATCTACCTGTTAACGAGCGTATTCGAGATGTAGTTCGATTAATTTCAAAGTCTATGTACAATCCGAACGATCCGGATAAAAGAAAAAAATACTATGAAAATATACGGAGAAACCAACTGGCTTGTATGGTTATATGTCTAGATCGGGTAAACAATCTTGCTGGAATGGCAGACGTATTTTCAAGGAGAAAAATGATCTCTTATATCGAAGAAACGGATACGGAATACCCGGCACTTTTAGATATAATCAAGAAAGTACCGGAATGGAATAATGCGTGGTGGTTGTTACAGTACCAATTGGTTACGTTGCTTGAAACATTTAAAAGAATATTATGA